The following are encoded together in the Xiphophorus hellerii strain 12219 chromosome 3, Xiphophorus_hellerii-4.1, whole genome shotgun sequence genome:
- the tlr18 gene encoding toll-like receptor 18 isoform X3 — translation MIGELISVGVLLLGAVSSQFSPDPSSPSTFISDEGPCRIYNFGLSADCQGRKLDFVPWRQLPVTLESIDLSYNGLHVISAADFQNFPELRILLLQYNNISHIANETFKNNPLLEHLNIFNNSLHEIPASPLTSLLNLKELSMSNNLYRHATLADSFSKLVRLKVLSLGGPLVMGLKKNDFQPLKNIQLQVFAIKCSSNLSYYEPGSLEVIHTKQMGFDMAIDQRPNALHHMLRDLANKTLSAIQFRNLFEFTYYMGDEDIFLNLKDIRAFQLIFHRGKFNENLLKMALLNLQVTPIKRLRLQYIDFARSPTFVDSGAGSSITKLSLDNLDLWYISNPDVLRFDWRFTWFKRIKQLSIQYVYFSSVPCDSWAEMEGVELLDVSNNRLNDDVFYNKRCNYKGSMPNLLTFNLSTNELTNLEDLSSLIKHFRKLQVLDLSNNKLGSAEESRHCVWTQNITRFIAHHNYFSSEAFHCLPTTVSYLDLSDCNMDQLDLTYFKKATNLKILLLSGNKIKFIPSKWESPSLQFLALDGNSFGLISKASFHHMPQLSQLRAGNNPYHCTCELHAFVQDTIAIGKVNLTDWPLNYRCYHPEPFLNTSISKYFPGQVACDIRLVIIISVATTAVVILIFVLICYIFDLPWYTRATYQIIQAKYRAHKENLARDVGNFNYHAFISYSHSDADWVRDQLLPCLENNKNPYRLCIHERDFMPGKWIIDNIIENIESSRKHLF, via the exons ATGATTGGTGAGTTGATCAGTGTCGGTGTTCTCCTTCTTGGAGCTGTGTCATCTCAATTTTCACCAGATCCATCTTCACCTTCCACATTTATCTCCGATGAAGGACCATGTCGGATTTACAACTTTGGTCTGTCAGCAGACTGTCAGGGAAGAAAGCTAGATTTCGTTCCATGGAGACAACTTCCAGTTACACTTGAAAGCATTGACCTCTCTTATAATGGGCTTCATGTTATCAGTGCAGCTGACTTCCAGAACTTTCCTGAGCTTCGCATCCTTCTACTGCAGTACAACAACATTTCACACATTGCCAAtgagacttttaaaaataacccaTTACTGGAGCatctcaacatttttaataactcATTGCATGAAATTCCTGCTTCACCTCTGACATCCCTCCTCAATCTGAAGGAGCTCTCCATGTCAAATAATCTTTATAGACATGCAACTTTAGCAGACAGTTTCTCTAAATTAGTCAGACTCAAAGTTCTGTCCTTGGGAGGCCCTTTGGTGATGGGactaaagaaaaatgattttcagcCCCTAAAAAACATCCAGTTACAAGTTTTTGCCATCAAGTGCTCCTCTAATTTAAGTTACTACGAGCCAGGAAGCTTAGAGGTCATCCACACAAAACAGATGGGCTTTGACATGGCGATCGATCAACGACCGAATGCTCTCCATCATATGCTACGTGATCTCGCCAACAAGACACTCAGTGCCATTCAATTCCGCAACCTGTTTGAATTCACATACTACATGGGTGATGAAGATATTTTCCTGAACTTAAAAGACATTAGAGCATTTCAGCTCATCTTTCACAGAGGCAAGTTCAACGAAAATCTCCTGAAGATGGCATTACTGAACTTACAAGTGACTCCCATCAAACGGCTTAGACTTCAGTACATCGACTTTGCCCGTTCACCAACATTTGTCGACAGTGGAGCAGGTTCTAGCATAACCAAGCTGAGTCTGGATAACTTGGATCTTTG GTATATCAGCAATCCTGATGTGCTGCGATTTGACTGgcgcttcacctggttcaagaGAATAAAGCAGCTGTCTATCCAGTATGTGTATTTCAGCAGTGTGCCTTGTGACTCCTGGGCTGAGATGGAAGGTGTGGAATTATTAGATGTTTCAAACAATCGGTTAAATGATGATGTTTTCTACAACAAGCGATGTAATTACAAAGGGTCCATGCCAAATCTTCTCACCTTCAACCTAAGCACCAATGAGTTGACCAATCTAGAAGACCTATCGTCTCTGATAAAGCACTTCAGGAAGCTGCAGGTACTGGATCTCAGCAACAACAAACTGGGATCTGCAGAAGAAAGTCGACACTGTGTTTGGACACAAAATATAACTCGTTTCATTGCACACCACAACTACTTTTCAAGCGAAGCATTTCACTGTCTACCTACCACTGTTTCTTACTTGGATCTGTCCGACTGCAACATGGACCAGCTGGACTTGACCTACTTTAAGAAAGCCACAAACCTAAAAATTCTGTTACTGAGTGGGAATAAAATTAAGTTCATCCCATCTAAGTGGGAGTCCCCATCTCTTCAGTTTTTAGCTTTGGATGGAAATTCATTTGGATTGATAAGCAAGGCATCCTTTCATCATATGCCTCAACTGTCTCAGCTCAGGGCAGGAAACAATCCTTACCACTGCACTTGTGAGCTTCACGCTTTTGTCCAGGACACCATCGCAATTGGAAAGGTCAATCTCACTGACTGGCCATTGAATTACAGATGCTATCACCCGGAACCGTTCCTCAATACCTCAATATCCAAATATTTTCCTGGTCAAGTAGCGTGTGACATCAGACTTGTTATCATCATTTCTGTTGCAACCACTGCCGTAGTGATCTTGATATTTGTTCTAATTTGCTATATTTTTGACCTCCCATGGTACACTAGAGCCACGTATCAGATCATACAAGCCAAATACAGAGCGCACAAGGAAAATCTAGCAAGGGACGTTGGGAACTTCAATTATCATGCCTTCATATCCTACAGCCACTCAGATGCTGACTGGGTGAGGGACCAGCTCTTACCCTGTTTGGAGAACAACAAGAACCCCTATCGTCTGTGTATTCATGAGCGGGACTTTATGCCAGGAAAATGGATCATTGACAACATAATTGAGAACATTGAAAGCAGTCGTAAG CACTTATTTTAA
- the s100a1 gene encoding protein S100-A1 isoform X2, with protein sequence MSSTLQGAMEDLIKVFYRYSGNEGDKYKLNKKELKKMLQEELSEFLNGSNDPTMVEKIMTGLDDNKDGEVDFQEFVVLVAALTVACNEFFVDCLKQNKGSN encoded by the exons atgtcttccactttGCAAGGAGCCATGGAAGATCTTATCAAGGTCTTTTACCGCTACTCAGGAAACGAAGGTGACAAGTACAAGTTGAACAAGAAGGAGCTGAAGAAGATGCTCCAGGAGGAACTCTCAGAATTCCTGAAT ggtTCAAATGATCCCACTATGGTTGAGAAGATTATGACTGGCCTAGATGACAACAAAGATGGTGAAGTGGACTTCCAGGAGTTTGTGGTTTTGGTCGCTGCACTGACTGTGGCTTGCAACGAGTTCTTTGTGGATTGTCTTAAACAGAACAAGGGCTCAAACTAA
- the s100a1 gene encoding protein S100-A1 isoform X1 gives MRGKLSSRRLFGQELFAPLFKTAKMSSTLQGAMEDLIKVFYRYSGNEGDKYKLNKKELKKMLQEELSEFLNGSNDPTMVEKIMTGLDDNKDGEVDFQEFVVLVAALTVACNEFFVDCLKQNKGSN, from the exons ATGAGAGGAAAACTCAGCAGCAGAAGACTCTTCGGTCAGGAACTATTTGCACCCCTATTCAA GACTGcaaaaatgtcttccactttGCAAGGAGCCATGGAAGATCTTATCAAGGTCTTTTACCGCTACTCAGGAAACGAAGGTGACAAGTACAAGTTGAACAAGAAGGAGCTGAAGAAGATGCTCCAGGAGGAACTCTCAGAATTCCTGAAT ggtTCAAATGATCCCACTATGGTTGAGAAGATTATGACTGGCCTAGATGACAACAAAGATGGTGAAGTGGACTTCCAGGAGTTTGTGGTTTTGGTCGCTGCACTGACTGTGGCTTGCAACGAGTTCTTTGTGGATTGTCTTAAACAGAACAAGGGCTCAAACTAA
- the tlr18 gene encoding toll-like receptor 18 isoform X1, with protein sequence MIGELISVGVLLLGAVSSQFSPDPSSPSTFISDEGPCRIYNFGLSADCQGRKLDFVPWRQLPVTLESIDLSYNGLHVISAADFQNFPELRILLLQYNNISHIANETFKNNPLLEHLNIFNNSLHEIPASPLTSLLNLKELSMSNNLYRHATLADSFSKLVRLKVLSLGGPLVMGLKKNDFQPLKNIQLQVFAIKCSSNLSYYEPGSLEVIHTKQMGFDMAIDQRPNALHHMLRDLANKTLSAIQFRNLFEFTYYMGDEDIFLNLKDIRAFQLIFHRGKFNENLLKMALLNLQVTPIKRLRLQYIDFARSPTFVDSGAGSSITKLSLDNLDLWYISNPDVLRFDWRFTWFKRIKQLSIQYVYFSSVPCDSWAEMEGVELLDVSNNRLNDDVFYNKRCNYKGSMPNLLTFNLSTNELTNLEDLSSLIKHFRKLQVLDLSNNKLGSAEESRHCVWTQNITRFIAHHNYFSSEAFHCLPTTVSYLDLSDCNMDQLDLTYFKKATNLKILLLSGNKIKFIPSKWESPSLQFLALDGNSFGLISKASFHHMPQLSQLRAGNNPYHCTCELHAFVQDTIAIGKVNLTDWPLNYRCYHPEPFLNTSISKYFPGQVACDIRLVIIISVATTAVVILIFVLICYIFDLPWYTRATYQIIQAKYRAHKENLARDVGNFNYHAFISYSHSDADWVRDQLLPCLENNKNPYRLCIHERDFMPGKWIIDNIIENIESSRKVIFVLSRHFVNSEWCNYELYFAQQRAMGKTFSDVILVLKEPIEPSSLPSKYCKLKKMLRTKTYLEWPQQVNQQPFFWAQLRSVLGKPTMTREGTNSIRSRNSSERFSGERIPEVDKHLKGNKKEFQSEIIHRTEIELQDQSNSKYQNIMRLITFPHCLFGKYLSILITSS encoded by the exons ATGATTGGTGAGTTGATCAGTGTCGGTGTTCTCCTTCTTGGAGCTGTGTCATCTCAATTTTCACCAGATCCATCTTCACCTTCCACATTTATCTCCGATGAAGGACCATGTCGGATTTACAACTTTGGTCTGTCAGCAGACTGTCAGGGAAGAAAGCTAGATTTCGTTCCATGGAGACAACTTCCAGTTACACTTGAAAGCATTGACCTCTCTTATAATGGGCTTCATGTTATCAGTGCAGCTGACTTCCAGAACTTTCCTGAGCTTCGCATCCTTCTACTGCAGTACAACAACATTTCACACATTGCCAAtgagacttttaaaaataacccaTTACTGGAGCatctcaacatttttaataactcATTGCATGAAATTCCTGCTTCACCTCTGACATCCCTCCTCAATCTGAAGGAGCTCTCCATGTCAAATAATCTTTATAGACATGCAACTTTAGCAGACAGTTTCTCTAAATTAGTCAGACTCAAAGTTCTGTCCTTGGGAGGCCCTTTGGTGATGGGactaaagaaaaatgattttcagcCCCTAAAAAACATCCAGTTACAAGTTTTTGCCATCAAGTGCTCCTCTAATTTAAGTTACTACGAGCCAGGAAGCTTAGAGGTCATCCACACAAAACAGATGGGCTTTGACATGGCGATCGATCAACGACCGAATGCTCTCCATCATATGCTACGTGATCTCGCCAACAAGACACTCAGTGCCATTCAATTCCGCAACCTGTTTGAATTCACATACTACATGGGTGATGAAGATATTTTCCTGAACTTAAAAGACATTAGAGCATTTCAGCTCATCTTTCACAGAGGCAAGTTCAACGAAAATCTCCTGAAGATGGCATTACTGAACTTACAAGTGACTCCCATCAAACGGCTTAGACTTCAGTACATCGACTTTGCCCGTTCACCAACATTTGTCGACAGTGGAGCAGGTTCTAGCATAACCAAGCTGAGTCTGGATAACTTGGATCTTTG GTATATCAGCAATCCTGATGTGCTGCGATTTGACTGgcgcttcacctggttcaagaGAATAAAGCAGCTGTCTATCCAGTATGTGTATTTCAGCAGTGTGCCTTGTGACTCCTGGGCTGAGATGGAAGGTGTGGAATTATTAGATGTTTCAAACAATCGGTTAAATGATGATGTTTTCTACAACAAGCGATGTAATTACAAAGGGTCCATGCCAAATCTTCTCACCTTCAACCTAAGCACCAATGAGTTGACCAATCTAGAAGACCTATCGTCTCTGATAAAGCACTTCAGGAAGCTGCAGGTACTGGATCTCAGCAACAACAAACTGGGATCTGCAGAAGAAAGTCGACACTGTGTTTGGACACAAAATATAACTCGTTTCATTGCACACCACAACTACTTTTCAAGCGAAGCATTTCACTGTCTACCTACCACTGTTTCTTACTTGGATCTGTCCGACTGCAACATGGACCAGCTGGACTTGACCTACTTTAAGAAAGCCACAAACCTAAAAATTCTGTTACTGAGTGGGAATAAAATTAAGTTCATCCCATCTAAGTGGGAGTCCCCATCTCTTCAGTTTTTAGCTTTGGATGGAAATTCATTTGGATTGATAAGCAAGGCATCCTTTCATCATATGCCTCAACTGTCTCAGCTCAGGGCAGGAAACAATCCTTACCACTGCACTTGTGAGCTTCACGCTTTTGTCCAGGACACCATCGCAATTGGAAAGGTCAATCTCACTGACTGGCCATTGAATTACAGATGCTATCACCCGGAACCGTTCCTCAATACCTCAATATCCAAATATTTTCCTGGTCAAGTAGCGTGTGACATCAGACTTGTTATCATCATTTCTGTTGCAACCACTGCCGTAGTGATCTTGATATTTGTTCTAATTTGCTATATTTTTGACCTCCCATGGTACACTAGAGCCACGTATCAGATCATACAAGCCAAATACAGAGCGCACAAGGAAAATCTAGCAAGGGACGTTGGGAACTTCAATTATCATGCCTTCATATCCTACAGCCACTCAGATGCTGACTGGGTGAGGGACCAGCTCTTACCCTGTTTGGAGAACAACAAGAACCCCTATCGTCTGTGTATTCATGAGCGGGACTTTATGCCAGGAAAATGGATCATTGACAACATAATTGAGAACATTGAAAGCAGTCGTAAG GTTATTTTTGTCCTTTCCCGGCACTTTGTGAACAGTGAATGGTGCAACTACGAGCTGTACTTTGCTCAGCAGAGAGCGATGGGAAAGACCTTCAGTGATGTCATTCTGGTGCTGAAGGAGCCCATTGAGCCAAGTTCTTTGCCCAGCAAATATTGCAAGCTCAAAAAGATGCTGCGTaccaaaacatacctggagtggcCCCAACAGGTCAACCAGCAGCCATTTTTCTGGGCACAGCTGAGGAGTGTTTTGGGTAAACCCACAATGACTCGTGAGGGGACTAACAGCATCAGGAGTAGAAACTCATCCGAACGATTCTCAGGAG AAAGGATACCAGAAGTAGACAAACATCTTAAGGGCAACAAAAAAGAATTTCAAAGTGAAATTATTCACAGAACTGAAATTGAACTACAAGATCAAAGCaattcaaaatatcaaaatataatGCGACTTATCACATTTCCACATTGTCTTTTTGGCAAGTACTTGTCCATCTTGATAACATCAAGTTGA
- the tlr18 gene encoding toll-like receptor 18 isoform X2: MIGELISVGVLLLGAVSSQFSPDPSSPSTFISDEGPCRIYNFGLSADCQGRKLDFVPWRQLPVTLESIDLSYNGLHVISAADFQNFPELRILLLQYNNISHIANETFKNNPLLEHLNIFNNSLHEIPASPLTSLLNLKELSMSNNLYRHATLADSFSKLVRLKVLSLGGPLVMGLKKNDFQPLKNIQLQVFAIKCSSNLSYYEPGSLEVIHTKQMGFDMAIDQRPNALHHMLRDLANKTLSAIQFRNLFEFTYYMGDEDIFLNLKDIRAFQLIFHRGKFNENLLKMALLNLQVTPIKRLRLQYIDFARSPTFVDSGAGSSITKLSLDNLDLWYISNPDVLRFDWRFTWFKRIKQLSIQYVYFSSVPCDSWAEMEGVELLDVSNNRLNDDVFYNKRCNYKGSMPNLLTFNLSTNELTNLEDLSSLIKHFRKLQVLDLSNNKLGSAEESRHCVWTQNITRFIAHHNYFSSEAFHCLPTTVSYLDLSDCNMDQLDLTYFKKATNLKILLLSGNKIKFIPSKWESPSLQFLALDGNSFGLISKASFHHMPQLSQLRAGNNPYHCTCELHAFVQDTIAIGKVNLTDWPLNYRCYHPEPFLNTSISKYFPGQVACDIRLVIIISVATTAVVILIFVLICYIFDLPWYTRATYQIIQAKYRAHKENLARDVGNFNYHAFISYSHSDADWVRDQLLPCLENNKNPYRLCIHERDFMPGKWIIDNIIENIESSRKVIFVLSRHFVNSEWCNYELYFAQQRAMGKTFSDVILVLKEPIEPSSLPSKYCKLKKMLRTKTYLEWPQQVNQQPFFWAQLRSVLGKPTMTREGTNSIRSRNSSERFSGVY; encoded by the exons ATGATTGGTGAGTTGATCAGTGTCGGTGTTCTCCTTCTTGGAGCTGTGTCATCTCAATTTTCACCAGATCCATCTTCACCTTCCACATTTATCTCCGATGAAGGACCATGTCGGATTTACAACTTTGGTCTGTCAGCAGACTGTCAGGGAAGAAAGCTAGATTTCGTTCCATGGAGACAACTTCCAGTTACACTTGAAAGCATTGACCTCTCTTATAATGGGCTTCATGTTATCAGTGCAGCTGACTTCCAGAACTTTCCTGAGCTTCGCATCCTTCTACTGCAGTACAACAACATTTCACACATTGCCAAtgagacttttaaaaataacccaTTACTGGAGCatctcaacatttttaataactcATTGCATGAAATTCCTGCTTCACCTCTGACATCCCTCCTCAATCTGAAGGAGCTCTCCATGTCAAATAATCTTTATAGACATGCAACTTTAGCAGACAGTTTCTCTAAATTAGTCAGACTCAAAGTTCTGTCCTTGGGAGGCCCTTTGGTGATGGGactaaagaaaaatgattttcagcCCCTAAAAAACATCCAGTTACAAGTTTTTGCCATCAAGTGCTCCTCTAATTTAAGTTACTACGAGCCAGGAAGCTTAGAGGTCATCCACACAAAACAGATGGGCTTTGACATGGCGATCGATCAACGACCGAATGCTCTCCATCATATGCTACGTGATCTCGCCAACAAGACACTCAGTGCCATTCAATTCCGCAACCTGTTTGAATTCACATACTACATGGGTGATGAAGATATTTTCCTGAACTTAAAAGACATTAGAGCATTTCAGCTCATCTTTCACAGAGGCAAGTTCAACGAAAATCTCCTGAAGATGGCATTACTGAACTTACAAGTGACTCCCATCAAACGGCTTAGACTTCAGTACATCGACTTTGCCCGTTCACCAACATTTGTCGACAGTGGAGCAGGTTCTAGCATAACCAAGCTGAGTCTGGATAACTTGGATCTTTG GTATATCAGCAATCCTGATGTGCTGCGATTTGACTGgcgcttcacctggttcaagaGAATAAAGCAGCTGTCTATCCAGTATGTGTATTTCAGCAGTGTGCCTTGTGACTCCTGGGCTGAGATGGAAGGTGTGGAATTATTAGATGTTTCAAACAATCGGTTAAATGATGATGTTTTCTACAACAAGCGATGTAATTACAAAGGGTCCATGCCAAATCTTCTCACCTTCAACCTAAGCACCAATGAGTTGACCAATCTAGAAGACCTATCGTCTCTGATAAAGCACTTCAGGAAGCTGCAGGTACTGGATCTCAGCAACAACAAACTGGGATCTGCAGAAGAAAGTCGACACTGTGTTTGGACACAAAATATAACTCGTTTCATTGCACACCACAACTACTTTTCAAGCGAAGCATTTCACTGTCTACCTACCACTGTTTCTTACTTGGATCTGTCCGACTGCAACATGGACCAGCTGGACTTGACCTACTTTAAGAAAGCCACAAACCTAAAAATTCTGTTACTGAGTGGGAATAAAATTAAGTTCATCCCATCTAAGTGGGAGTCCCCATCTCTTCAGTTTTTAGCTTTGGATGGAAATTCATTTGGATTGATAAGCAAGGCATCCTTTCATCATATGCCTCAACTGTCTCAGCTCAGGGCAGGAAACAATCCTTACCACTGCACTTGTGAGCTTCACGCTTTTGTCCAGGACACCATCGCAATTGGAAAGGTCAATCTCACTGACTGGCCATTGAATTACAGATGCTATCACCCGGAACCGTTCCTCAATACCTCAATATCCAAATATTTTCCTGGTCAAGTAGCGTGTGACATCAGACTTGTTATCATCATTTCTGTTGCAACCACTGCCGTAGTGATCTTGATATTTGTTCTAATTTGCTATATTTTTGACCTCCCATGGTACACTAGAGCCACGTATCAGATCATACAAGCCAAATACAGAGCGCACAAGGAAAATCTAGCAAGGGACGTTGGGAACTTCAATTATCATGCCTTCATATCCTACAGCCACTCAGATGCTGACTGGGTGAGGGACCAGCTCTTACCCTGTTTGGAGAACAACAAGAACCCCTATCGTCTGTGTATTCATGAGCGGGACTTTATGCCAGGAAAATGGATCATTGACAACATAATTGAGAACATTGAAAGCAGTCGTAAG GTTATTTTTGTCCTTTCCCGGCACTTTGTGAACAGTGAATGGTGCAACTACGAGCTGTACTTTGCTCAGCAGAGAGCGATGGGAAAGACCTTCAGTGATGTCATTCTGGTGCTGAAGGAGCCCATTGAGCCAAGTTCTTTGCCCAGCAAATATTGCAAGCTCAAAAAGATGCTGCGTaccaaaacatacctggagtggcCCCAACAGGTCAACCAGCAGCCATTTTTCTGGGCACAGCTGAGGAGTGTTTTGGGTAAACCCACAATGACTCGTGAGGGGACTAACAGCATCAGGAGTAGAAACTCATCCGAACGATTCTCAGGAGTTTATTAA